A genomic window from Tautonia rosea includes:
- a CDS encoding DUF1571 domain-containing protein, whose amino-acid sequence MTSGQHRSELRLHVLPLRDLTAVLMIMVSGCAPFQKTWNPRIGGDRLTSAPNHVPPVQDGTGATDSYASQLNLNARPSDSLEIPSPRPLNAPAPGAMPLADPTLAPTEPEPERFLADHPDPPTNPRPTNAPETSFASSPPAPPAPEPTDPLDAIDLLMDQGIARLTSIQNYRVTLDRQERVRDSLQPAETVVLNVRTEPFAVRLEWPDGPNRGREVLYSETECNGMMHIKLGKTLIPVPPMQLEPSSPLALSNSRHPITEAGLLHILTQTKTQVDRVRSGDPTLGNFTLEGPHVPDDFEVTCLEVLRTTPEGEFWRLVVDQSTSLPVLLEATAADGQLLERYHFLDIQTNLDELNTTDAFDPAVRFGRPITLPIDRLATAQPE is encoded by the coding sequence ATGACATCGGGTCAGCATAGAAGCGAACTCCGCCTGCATGTCTTGCCGCTTCGTGACCTCACGGCGGTTCTGATGATTATGGTCTCAGGTTGTGCTCCCTTTCAAAAGACCTGGAACCCTCGGATCGGCGGGGATCGGCTGACGTCCGCCCCCAACCATGTTCCCCCGGTCCAGGACGGAACGGGAGCGACAGATTCCTACGCCTCACAACTGAACCTGAACGCTCGTCCGAGCGATTCCCTCGAGATTCCGTCCCCCAGACCGTTGAATGCTCCTGCGCCTGGTGCCATGCCGTTAGCCGATCCCACTCTCGCTCCGACTGAACCGGAGCCGGAGCGATTCTTGGCCGATCATCCTGATCCGCCGACCAATCCTCGTCCCACCAACGCTCCTGAAACCAGCTTTGCCTCCTCCCCTCCTGCACCCCCCGCTCCGGAGCCGACCGATCCGCTCGACGCCATTGATCTCCTGATGGATCAGGGGATCGCTCGATTAACCAGTATCCAGAATTACCGAGTCACGCTGGATCGACAGGAACGCGTTCGAGACTCGCTTCAACCAGCTGAAACGGTTGTGCTCAATGTCAGGACAGAACCCTTTGCCGTTCGCCTGGAATGGCCCGACGGGCCGAACCGAGGGCGGGAGGTGCTCTATTCTGAGACCGAATGCAATGGAATGATGCACATCAAGCTGGGGAAAACCCTCATCCCGGTTCCTCCCATGCAGCTTGAACCCTCAAGCCCATTGGCCCTGAGTAATAGCCGTCATCCGATCACCGAAGCGGGTCTGCTCCACATTCTCACTCAGACGAAAACACAGGTTGATAGAGTCCGATCAGGAGATCCCACTCTGGGCAACTTCACTCTTGAAGGGCCTCATGTTCCTGACGATTTCGAGGTCACCTGTCTCGAAGTCTTGCGAACGACTCCCGAAGGCGAATTCTGGAGGTTGGTGGTTGATCAATCAACAAGCCTGCCTGTCCTTCTTGAGGCAACCGCAGCCGACGGGCAACTGCTCGAACGCTATCACTTTCTCGATATTCAGACCAACCTGGATGAGCTCAACACAACCGACGCATTCGACCCTGCCGTCCGGTTCGGACGGCCGATCACCCTCCCAATAGATCGCCTCGCTACCGCCCAACCAGAATGA